The following coding sequences lie in one Leptospira mtsangambouensis genomic window:
- a CDS encoding adenylate/guanylate cyclase domain-containing protein: MTRHTIIYLSIALLSTACRMVAPSPKIQSGELDLRNVSFESGVAIALHGDWKFYPGQFNVPEGAPSSIYLPVPALWNQVPLHSEIKDGKGYGTYVLDIHLPKENQIYSVYLPEVRTSFRLLAGNRSLVSGVPGKTKETTIPSAQGQSFTIGAEDHLQIRIEVSNFHHKEGGLPNAPIFGLAESVQNYILAQSTIDLALTGAIFMFGLYHFILFFYRNKQREAFYFGFFCLVFAARIPFIGSKTIYAVFPNIPWELVIYVDYASVFVLGILFLWFVDGLFPRFIDTKLILYFSAYVQFMLVYGLIIKPEVYTQFELVFQVLGLVYALFLGIRLYQMMVRGLPESGIFFLGYLVLFVGFVYDVFLAYRGEGESTLSQIAVFLFFGVQSTIVTLRTARNFHKKVLLKEEFETINEQFILTNRLYAKFIPRDFLTHLGKESIEEVQLGDSSEREMTILFADIWEFWDIIYSISLENRMLFTNSYLGRIGPCVRKNNGFIDKYIGSAIMALFDGGIQDSIKAAEDIQWELEKYNERRRSLGYLPLHAGIGIHSGDTMLGILGEEKRFESTVISDTVNLASRIQGLTKKYGARILVSLTSLMMHEDLDTIPYRILDFVRVKGKQESVMIAEVLISGIDDISNKKIENKERFEAAIFDYERAEFVSALEGFREVFANNPEDLAAQIYIERCEYYQAAGVGEDWEGISEWEK; the protein is encoded by the coding sequence ATGACCCGCCATACAATAATCTATCTTTCCATTGCGCTTTTGTCAACGGCCTGTCGTATGGTGGCTCCTTCGCCGAAAATTCAATCGGGTGAATTGGATTTAAGAAATGTTTCATTTGAATCAGGAGTCGCGATCGCACTTCACGGAGACTGGAAATTTTATCCAGGACAATTCAATGTTCCTGAAGGTGCTCCTTCCTCAATTTACCTTCCCGTTCCAGCTCTTTGGAACCAAGTTCCTTTGCATTCGGAGATCAAGGATGGGAAGGGATATGGCACCTATGTGTTGGACATTCATCTTCCCAAAGAAAATCAAATTTATTCGGTTTATTTGCCTGAGGTTCGCACTTCATTTCGGTTATTGGCAGGTAACAGAAGTTTGGTGTCGGGAGTCCCTGGCAAAACAAAAGAAACAACCATTCCAAGTGCCCAAGGGCAAAGTTTTACTATTGGTGCAGAAGATCATCTTCAGATTCGAATTGAAGTCAGTAATTTCCATCACAAAGAAGGTGGCCTCCCCAATGCACCAATCTTCGGCCTTGCAGAAAGTGTTCAAAATTATATTCTAGCACAAAGTACGATTGATTTGGCGTTAACAGGCGCTATATTTATGTTTGGTTTGTATCATTTTATTTTATTTTTCTATCGAAACAAACAAAGAGAAGCATTTTACTTTGGATTCTTCTGTTTAGTTTTTGCTGCAAGAATTCCTTTTATTGGTAGTAAAACAATTTATGCTGTATTCCCAAATATTCCCTGGGAACTAGTGATTTATGTTGACTATGCATCTGTATTTGTTTTAGGAATTTTATTTTTGTGGTTTGTTGATGGACTTTTCCCTAGATTTATCGATACAAAGTTGATTCTTTATTTCAGTGCTTACGTACAGTTTATGTTAGTCTATGGTTTAATCATTAAACCGGAAGTTTATACTCAGTTTGAACTTGTCTTTCAGGTATTAGGACTTGTTTATGCTCTGTTTTTAGGAATTCGATTGTACCAAATGATGGTAAGAGGGTTGCCTGAATCAGGAATTTTCTTTTTAGGATATTTGGTGCTGTTTGTTGGGTTCGTTTATGATGTTTTTCTTGCTTATCGTGGGGAAGGAGAATCAACACTATCTCAAATTGCTGTATTTTTATTTTTTGGTGTTCAATCCACGATTGTTACACTTCGTACGGCAAGAAACTTCCATAAAAAAGTATTATTAAAAGAAGAATTCGAAACTATTAATGAACAGTTTATCTTAACAAATCGACTTTATGCAAAATTTATTCCTCGTGACTTTTTGACTCATTTGGGAAAGGAAAGTATCGAGGAAGTTCAGTTAGGTGATAGTAGCGAAAGGGAAATGACCATTTTGTTCGCAGACATTTGGGAGTTTTGGGATATCATATATTCCATTTCACTTGAAAACCGAATGTTATTTACAAATTCTTATTTAGGTAGGATTGGACCTTGCGTTCGTAAAAACAATGGATTTATCGATAAGTATATTGGAAGTGCGATTATGGCATTGTTTGATGGCGGGATTCAAGATTCCATCAAAGCAGCAGAAGACATCCAATGGGAATTAGAAAAATACAATGAACGTAGGCGTTCGTTGGGATATTTACCACTTCATGCAGGGATAGGAATTCATTCTGGTGACACCATGCTTGGGATTTTGGGGGAAGAGAAAAGATTTGAGTCGACTGTTATTTCTGACACAGTTAATCTTGCGAGTCGCATTCAAGGTTTAACAAAAAAATACGGTGCAAGAATTCTTGTAAGTTTAACTTCACTTATGATGCATGAAGATTTAGATACAATTCCTTATCGAATTTTGGATTTTGTTCGGGTCAAAGGAAAACAAGAATCTGTAATGATAGCAGAGGTATTAATTTCGGGCATCGATGATATCTCTAATAAAAAAATTGAAAATAAAGAAAGATTTGAAGCAGCAATTTTTGATTATGAACGTGCCGAATTTGTTTCAGCATTAGAAGGATTTCGCGAGGTGTTTGCAAACAATCCAGAAGATTTGGCAGCACAGATTTATATTGAAAGATGTGAATACTACCAAGCAGCAGGTGTCGGTGAAGATTGGGAAGGGATTTCCGAATGGGAAAAATAA
- a CDS encoding sensor histidine kinase, with amino-acid sequence MISKTRIYQLVFGFSFVLFPTVFSLAAEPCGTMITSFERPVVLKTDWLFRKGDNLDWRDETVEESFWVKRSVPDYGISKTENLTGYHWYRCSFYLPDNYTTPVEPIAIQLGRIRDIDEFYLNGTLIDKTGTVLPKLEVDFQKIRIYSLPTHLLKPGLNIMAIRIYAATNLNGLKEAPTIAKERLLRETVFSKEAFAMVCGYVFIFMGIYFLVGSIVRGRAGENFFFALFSIFMGIYVLIRTQHRDILFDSFTWSYVAELLVLICLPVFFINFMHQYLKMKRNIVLLVYEVFLFALFVITLFFRTPKTWILVIALFNYVLPVAMGLVIYLFVKNGKANIAKVKYILIGIACILPTILIDSLSALEIISMPGTLYLGFLIFLVMISIQLSNDIVLGLENFIEQEKELIQMERVKTGFLINLSSEFKSGMEKIKKAIDNISTSHGKTALKEQTKVSPKQAAKKKTKSKTGSKQELDPIKQAEDHIAYMSYMVEEAMLLRKLEEKTYIPFYETFSVTELIRNCVSSVENHLEQYRKTTSIEVKPNDLEIYFPKELLFCILRNLVENAYQYTDQKTDISIEFFNRDGYHQLIVMDEGMGLSQLEMETIFQKFVRGYRDKKNEIPGAGIGLTLVEATTKFLGGTVSLKSSEGMGAKFTIRIPEKPKK; translated from the coding sequence ATGATTTCGAAAACCCGTATCTACCAACTCGTATTCGGGTTCTCATTCGTTCTTTTTCCAACTGTTTTTAGTTTGGCGGCGGAACCATGTGGAACCATGATCACTTCATTCGAAAGACCGGTTGTTTTAAAAACTGACTGGTTATTTCGCAAAGGAGATAACTTAGATTGGCGAGATGAAACTGTAGAAGAATCTTTCTGGGTCAAACGTTCTGTTCCTGATTATGGAATTTCAAAAACAGAAAATCTAACAGGCTATCACTGGTATCGGTGTTCCTTTTATTTACCTGACAATTATACAACTCCTGTTGAACCAATTGCTATCCAACTTGGTCGCATCCGAGACATTGATGAGTTTTATTTAAATGGAACTCTAATCGATAAAACAGGAACCGTTCTTCCCAAACTAGAAGTTGACTTTCAAAAAATTAGAATATACTCTCTGCCAACTCACCTTCTCAAACCGGGCCTCAACATTATGGCGATCCGTATCTATGCGGCAACAAACCTGAATGGCCTGAAAGAAGCTCCAACAATCGCAAAAGAACGCCTGTTACGCGAAACCGTCTTTTCGAAAGAAGCGTTTGCAATGGTTTGCGGTTATGTATTTATCTTTATGGGAATCTACTTTTTAGTAGGTTCCATTGTCCGCGGGAGAGCTGGTGAAAACTTTTTCTTTGCTTTGTTTTCCATTTTCATGGGAATATATGTTTTAATCCGGACCCAACACAGAGATATTTTATTTGATAGTTTTACTTGGTCTTATGTTGCGGAACTATTAGTCCTCATTTGCCTTCCTGTATTTTTTATCAACTTTATGCACCAATATTTAAAAATGAAACGTAACATAGTTTTATTGGTGTATGAAGTTTTCTTATTTGCATTATTCGTAATTACACTTTTTTTTAGAACTCCAAAAACTTGGATTTTGGTCATTGCACTTTTTAATTATGTTTTGCCAGTGGCAATGGGTCTTGTGATTTATTTGTTTGTAAAGAATGGAAAAGCAAACATAGCAAAGGTAAAATACATCCTCATCGGAATTGCATGTATATTACCTACAATTTTAATCGATAGTCTCTCGGCTTTAGAAATCATTTCTATGCCTGGAACTTTGTATTTAGGATTTTTGATCTTTTTGGTAATGATATCTATCCAACTTTCCAACGACATTGTTTTAGGATTAGAGAACTTTATCGAACAAGAAAAAGAACTCATCCAAATGGAAAGAGTCAAAACTGGTTTTTTAATTAATTTATCCTCTGAATTCAAATCGGGAATGGAAAAAATTAAAAAAGCCATCGACAATATCTCAACAAGTCACGGCAAAACAGCTTTAAAAGAACAAACAAAAGTTTCCCCAAAACAAGCTGCAAAAAAGAAAACTAAAAGCAAAACAGGATCAAAACAAGAACTAGATCCAATCAAACAGGCTGAAGACCATATTGCTTACATGAGTTATATGGTAGAAGAAGCAATGCTTCTTAGAAAGTTAGAGGAAAAAACATACATTCCATTTTATGAAACATTTTCAGTCACAGAATTAATTAGGAATTGTGTATCTAGTGTTGAAAACCATCTAGAACAATATAGAAAAACTACCTCAATTGAAGTAAAACCGAATGATTTAGAGATATATTTTCCAAAGGAATTATTGTTTTGCATATTGAGAAACCTCGTAGAAAATGCTTACCAATACACCGATCAAAAAACAGACATTAGTATTGAATTTTTCAATCGCGATGGTTACCACCAATTGATCGTTATGGATGAAGGTATGGGTCTTAGCCAATTGGAAATGGAAACCATATTTCAAAAATTTGTTCGCGGTTATCGCGACAAAAAGAATGAAATTCCTGGCGCAGGGATTGGTTTAACTCTCGTAGAAGCTACAACAAAATTTCTAGGTGGAACCGTAAGTTTAAAGTCAAGCGAAGGAATGGGAGCCAAATTCACAATTCGGATCCCGGAGAAACCTAAAAAATGA
- a CDS encoding FliG C-terminal domain-containing protein, protein MKTPSGSNKAALAYQILGRYLPDEVFAHLSDDEIESLLIKVETNPSPTRGQEKDILLSFTQFLQKNQKQTKGKNTNHGYPTKSMGKYANDDNSPEKKEKIGPKFGNSPLVDGGYTNSEHNPRNLGGTDGKYSHNEDPDSNELYSLLQEILKEEESKSNAPLWPELPKYSLEMLRHLTMDESSEVVARVLSFSDPETASEVLSEYPENHREDVILALSEIDYHSDRERDQLERFLRFKMELIEKKMPVSKIRSRKAKTAGEILTRLPFLPSQNLIERIQKKSPEYAETIVEHYFRLEDLLHLGRTSLTRFFSEIHPLVIACALKGVETDFRDQVYSNLESWLVKEIKIEWDSLGPVSLAEIEEAQKGILDRLREAMDEGKVKLWRLK, encoded by the coding sequence ATGAAAACTCCATCCGGATCCAACAAAGCCGCCCTTGCCTACCAAATCCTCGGCCGCTATTTACCGGATGAAGTGTTCGCCCATTTGAGTGATGATGAAATCGAATCACTCCTCATCAAGGTGGAGACCAACCCTTCCCCAACCCGAGGCCAAGAAAAAGACATCCTCCTTTCCTTTACCCAATTCCTTCAAAAAAACCAGAAACAAACAAAGGGAAAAAATACAAATCATGGGTACCCCACCAAATCCATGGGGAAATATGCGAACGACGATAATTCTCCGGAAAAGAAGGAGAAAATTGGCCCTAAGTTCGGAAATTCCCCTTTAGTTGATGGCGGTTATACGAATAGCGAACATAATCCCCGAAATTTGGGGGGAACTGATGGGAAATACTCGCATAACGAAGATCCAGATTCAAATGAATTGTATTCTCTCCTCCAAGAAATCCTAAAAGAAGAAGAATCTAAGTCGAACGCACCCCTTTGGCCGGAACTTCCCAAATATTCTCTGGAAATGCTCCGCCACCTGACCATGGACGAATCGTCAGAGGTTGTAGCAAGGGTTCTTAGTTTTTCAGATCCGGAGACGGCTTCTGAAGTCCTATCCGAATACCCAGAAAACCATCGGGAAGATGTCATTTTGGCTCTTTCCGAAATTGACTACCATTCGGACAGAGAAAGGGACCAATTAGAGCGGTTTCTTCGGTTCAAAATGGAACTGATCGAGAAAAAAATGCCGGTTTCGAAGATCCGTAGCCGGAAGGCAAAAACGGCCGGCGAAATTCTGACTAGACTTCCTTTTTTGCCTTCTCAAAATTTAATTGAACGAATTCAGAAAAAAAGCCCAGAATATGCCGAAACTATAGTAGAACACTACTTTCGTTTGGAAGACCTCCTTCATTTAGGAAGGACGAGCCTCACTCGGTTCTTTTCTGAAATCCATCCTCTTGTCATAGCTTGTGCTTTGAAAGGAGTGGAGACGGATTTTCGCGACCAAGTTTATTCCAATTTGGAATCTTGGCTTGTGAAAGAAATAAAGATCGAATGGGATTCGTTAGGTCCTGTCTCTTTAGCAGAAATCGAAGAAGCCCAAAAGGGAATCTTAGATAGATTGCGAGAGGCAATGGATGAGGGCAAAGTGAAACTCTGGAGATTGAAGTAA
- a CDS encoding 7TM-DISM domain-containing protein — MKSSILHRIFILSFFLFVSNCARFTDENTVVLRLDGDDWGIYFNDNPDILNSEFNANNLDITTVPSNFRNINKSYRGSIWVRKNFEITTEQHQKSLALQLGKIYQSDEVFINGVLIGKNNSAFGKDPDEFAFGRPRIYPIPHDLLLEGENVLIVKVNSSLSTSAGIITGPIRIVTYEEALNGNLYDSLVELIFVGFYLFIALFFFINFFNLRDKKEYLSFSILALIFSGYELSKNEVRFFLINQFAILKFIEYSFLLILPYGFIKFIQDFFELKPFKYQRLYLLTQFFFIAVFAIIHNPVFWYNFIGYWDIHLLAVIGYAIYVTFLKFRDQARGSTIHLLALVYLLYSILKEILIERGYLNSPSSLETSFLVYLVLMTLALRFQFLMMKRKLQNRYERLKEADSLREKIFYYMDAMISGPLKSMKEKLISFRESTQKTKDKNLVKEVIEVQSSIDNVMDDIIELSRLEVLKEVPFKEQVNFISFINEVIPEDDITYSIKVNPETEIHNSLDLINSVVVRLVDFPPFKEFNHNDLIITQDLKGNVHFRFLLFHSNPKVSQRLFSDLVENYNTLTPVKVKWAIILEIVRLLGAKIDFKIIKKKYLKIDLGIAAIVPISELQPIKESKTSTPTTTNKTGKEDWRVTLKRIWKFLKETEIKIPNFKKKK; from the coding sequence ATGAAATCTTCAATTTTACATAGAATTTTTATTCTAAGTTTCTTTTTATTTGTTTCAAACTGCGCACGTTTCACAGACGAAAACACCGTTGTACTAAGATTAGATGGTGATGATTGGGGTATTTATTTTAACGACAACCCTGATATCCTTAATAGTGAATTTAACGCTAACAACTTAGATATTACAACTGTTCCCAGCAATTTCCGCAATATAAACAAAAGTTATCGCGGCTCCATTTGGGTTAGAAAAAACTTTGAAATCACTACTGAACAACACCAAAAATCTTTAGCCCTACAGCTTGGGAAAATCTACCAATCGGATGAAGTTTTTATTAATGGTGTTTTAATTGGTAAAAATAATTCCGCATTCGGAAAGGATCCAGATGAATTTGCTTTTGGAAGACCAAGAATTTATCCGATTCCCCATGACTTATTGTTAGAAGGTGAGAATGTTCTCATTGTAAAAGTTAACTCTTCTCTTTCTACTTCAGCTGGAATCATTACCGGCCCAATTCGTATCGTTACCTATGAAGAAGCGCTGAATGGCAACTTATATGATTCGCTTGTAGAATTGATTTTTGTTGGATTTTATCTGTTTATAGCATTATTCTTTTTTATAAACTTCTTCAATCTTCGAGATAAAAAAGAATACCTTAGTTTCAGTATTCTAGCGCTAATTTTCTCCGGTTATGAGTTATCAAAAAACGAAGTTCGATTCTTTTTGATCAATCAATTTGCAATATTAAAATTTATTGAATATTCATTTCTTCTAATCCTTCCTTATGGATTTATTAAATTCATTCAAGATTTCTTTGAGCTTAAACCTTTTAAATACCAAAGATTATATCTGTTAACTCAGTTTTTCTTTATCGCAGTATTTGCAATCATCCACAATCCCGTATTTTGGTATAACTTCATCGGATATTGGGACATTCATTTACTTGCGGTGATTGGATATGCAATTTATGTAACTTTTTTAAAGTTCCGTGACCAAGCGCGGGGATCGACTATCCACCTACTTGCACTCGTATATTTATTATATTCAATTCTAAAAGAAATTTTAATTGAGAGAGGTTATTTAAATTCACCATCCTCTCTTGAAACTAGTTTTTTAGTATATCTGGTTCTCATGACATTGGCCCTGCGATTTCAATTTTTAATGATGAAACGCAAACTTCAAAACAGATATGAAAGACTAAAAGAAGCAGACTCTTTACGAGAAAAGATATTTTATTATATGGATGCGATGATTTCAGGTCCTCTGAAATCTATGAAAGAAAAACTAATTTCTTTCCGCGAATCTACTCAGAAAACCAAGGATAAAAACTTAGTAAAAGAAGTAATAGAGGTCCAATCATCCATAGACAACGTAATGGACGATATCATTGAACTTTCTCGTTTGGAAGTTTTAAAGGAAGTTCCTTTCAAGGAACAAGTCAATTTCATTTCGTTTATCAACGAAGTGATTCCAGAAGATGACATTACCTATTCGATTAAGGTAAATCCAGAAACAGAAATTCATAACAGTTTAGATTTAATCAACTCAGTTGTTGTCCGATTAGTAGACTTTCCTCCTTTCAAAGAATTCAATCATAATGATTTAATCATCACACAGGATTTGAAAGGAAATGTTCACTTCCGGTTTTTATTGTTTCATAGTAATCCAAAAGTTTCACAAAGATTATTCAGTGATTTGGTAGAAAACTATAATACTCTGACACCCGTAAAAGTCAAATGGGCCATTATTCTGGAGATTGTTCGTTTGTTAGGTGCAAAAATTGATTTCAAAATCATCAAAAAGAAATATTTAAAAATCGATTTAGGTATTGCTGCAATCGTTCCTATCTCCGAATTACAACCAATCAAAGAATCAAAAACATCTACTCCAACAACTACAAATAAAACAGGAAAAGAAGATTGGAGAGTTACCTTAAAGCGTATTTGGAAATTTTTAAAAGAAACTGAAATAAAAATTCCAAACTTTAAAAAGAAAAAATAA
- a CDS encoding adenylate/guanylate cyclase domain-containing protein, which produces MGKIKKQIQILFVFFIPVVLLSSCHFGSSQEAQKGYLELPLEAIKNNQKLSTGGEWEFYWGEIFGESLFEKIKETNKTYVKVPSSWNSYRPEGEGGDGYAVFRLTLKVPDPNIRYYLRVQPATSSYELYVNRQKIASSGKVGTDELSAVPKYQIQYVSFQPEGFEQEILYVVSNFHHARGGYRKPIEIGTKEVIQNQSLIYSAGEVFVFGAMLTMALYQLTVFLFRREEKSSLYFALFCSFTGLRLVVLDNYYIVYAIPDFSWHWMQVLDYTSAPLLVCFFLGYLKSLFPGRSEVPKWMLYSCWSITACFVSFVVLTDAKLFTKTNIFSQVLILFFSICSFYVILKIYKQRKKDSSLVFYGSLLLMIGSTHDLMAGNYWFQSQPLMPFSLFVFFLFQSILLARRNARFYSSMDTLTTELIEVNNRLEASNKVYAKFVPLRLIQLFSKVSNSRVKRGDFIVKQMSVLSSDIRNFTAISESLSPEETFLFLNDYLRQVGPTIRSHNGFIEKYVGDAIFALFERKPEDALSAAIEMHKTVAKWNNESMSHRVSGIQIGVGIHFGELMLGIIGEEQRIESAVLSDSMGVANSLESMTKKYGAKIIISLDALLELEHPDSYPHRLLDFLKIPAKQKLIGIAQVLVEGVEESFGLKLKTKDQFEDSVNLFWDGEFEKAGKGFREVCDIDPSDKAAKLYLERTEIYAQNGPPPGFGKGFLA; this is translated from the coding sequence ATGGGAAAAATAAAAAAACAAATCCAAATCCTTTTTGTATTTTTTATACCAGTCGTTTTGTTATCCTCTTGCCATTTTGGATCTTCGCAAGAAGCACAAAAAGGATATTTGGAACTTCCTCTTGAAGCAATTAAGAACAACCAAAAACTTTCAACTGGTGGTGAATGGGAATTTTATTGGGGAGAGATTTTTGGGGAAAGTTTATTTGAAAAAATAAAAGAAACTAATAAAACCTATGTGAAAGTTCCCTCGTCTTGGAATTCCTATAGACCAGAAGGTGAAGGCGGAGATGGTTATGCAGTATTTCGCCTAACACTAAAAGTTCCCGATCCCAACATTCGATATTACCTTCGGGTGCAACCTGCGACTAGTTCTTATGAGTTATATGTCAATCGGCAAAAAATTGCAAGTTCAGGAAAGGTGGGAACTGACGAGTTAAGTGCGGTTCCAAAATACCAAATCCAATATGTATCTTTTCAACCAGAAGGTTTTGAACAAGAAATACTTTATGTGGTGAGTAATTTTCATCATGCGCGTGGTGGATATAGAAAACCAATTGAAATTGGGACAAAGGAAGTCATTCAAAATCAGTCGCTTATTTATTCTGCAGGAGAGGTTTTTGTTTTTGGTGCGATGTTAACGATGGCATTATACCAGCTAACAGTGTTTTTGTTTAGAAGAGAGGAAAAAAGTTCTCTATACTTTGCGTTGTTTTGTTCGTTTACTGGCCTTCGTTTAGTAGTTCTTGATAACTATTATATTGTTTATGCAATTCCTGATTTTTCTTGGCATTGGATGCAGGTTTTGGATTATACTTCTGCTCCTCTTCTTGTATGTTTTTTCTTAGGTTATCTAAAGAGTTTGTTCCCTGGTAGATCCGAAGTGCCAAAGTGGATGTTGTATTCTTGTTGGAGTATCACGGCTTGTTTTGTTTCTTTTGTTGTGTTAACAGATGCTAAACTATTTACAAAAACCAATATTTTTTCGCAAGTATTAATCCTGTTTTTTAGTATTTGTTCTTTTTATGTAATTTTGAAGATTTATAAACAGAGAAAAAAAGATAGTAGTTTGGTATTTTATGGATCATTACTACTTATGATTGGTTCAACACATGATTTGATGGCAGGGAATTACTGGTTTCAGTCTCAACCATTGATGCCATTTTCATTGTTTGTTTTCTTTTTATTTCAGAGCATTCTCCTTGCGAGAAGAAATGCTAGGTTTTATTCTTCAATGGATACTTTGACAACAGAATTGATTGAAGTCAATAATCGTCTTGAAGCATCAAACAAGGTGTATGCGAAATTTGTTCCCTTGCGACTCATTCAATTGTTTTCAAAGGTTTCTAATTCAAGAGTCAAACGCGGGGATTTTATCGTAAAACAAATGTCAGTATTATCTTCTGACATTCGAAATTTTACCGCAATTTCAGAATCTTTGAGTCCAGAAGAGACATTTTTATTTCTCAACGATTATTTGAGACAAGTGGGGCCAACCATTCGCTCCCATAACGGGTTTATTGAGAAGTATGTTGGGGATGCTATTTTTGCTTTGTTTGAAAGAAAACCAGAAGATGCCTTGTCTGCTGCAATTGAAATGCACAAAACAGTTGCAAAGTGGAATAACGAATCAATGTCTCATCGTGTTTCTGGCATACAAATTGGAGTTGGGATACATTTTGGTGAATTGATGCTCGGTATTATTGGTGAAGAACAAAGAATCGAGTCTGCTGTATTATCAGACTCCATGGGTGTTGCCAATTCTTTGGAATCAATGACCAAAAAATATGGGGCAAAAATCATTATTAGTTTGGATGCACTTCTTGAGTTAGAACATCCTGATTCCTACCCACATCGATTATTGGATTTTTTGAAAATACCAGCCAAACAAAAGTTAATTGGGATTGCGCAAGTATTGGTGGAAGGTGTGGAAGAATCTTTCGGATTGAAGTTAAAAACGAAAGATCAGTTTGAGGACAGTGTTAATTTGTTTTGGGATGGGGAATTTGAAAAAGCTGGGAAAGGGTTTCGGGAAGTTTGTGATATCGATCCTTCTGACAAAGCTGCCAAATTATACTTAGAAAGAACAGAAATCTATGCACAAAACGGTCCTCCCCCAGGGTTTGGAAAAGGGTTTTTGGCATAA
- the fliH gene encoding flagellar assembly protein FliH, whose amino-acid sequence MAKLVFKPIQIADLQEEVEIQLPDKYKKFHKTDEQEDFEIDQEGNIIEQYQGPSIEEIEAELQRYRQETEEQVRQLLEDAKKQAKAIEEEGRTKAFQMVQDSKEKIKLEEDSGRAKAEQILDRAKMEVERMIKEAEMKQAEIEHEAYQKGYDAGREVGFKKGQGEVRRLIDRLGTIIGKAIDIREEMIAASEKQMVEMILVIARKVIKDEIIERKEIVLNNIREAMKRIKDRDRIDIRVNFADLELTTAHKDELIKLMESLRKVNIYEDSRVDRGGVIIETDVGAIDARISTQLKEIEEAIRNVEPI is encoded by the coding sequence ATGGCAAAACTCGTCTTTAAACCAATCCAAATTGCCGACTTACAAGAAGAAGTTGAGATTCAACTTCCTGATAAGTACAAAAAATTTCATAAAACCGACGAACAAGAAGACTTCGAGATAGACCAAGAAGGGAATATCATTGAACAGTATCAAGGTCCATCGATTGAAGAGATCGAAGCGGAACTCCAAAGGTATCGTCAAGAAACGGAAGAACAAGTTCGTCAATTATTAGAAGACGCAAAAAAACAAGCCAAGGCCATTGAAGAAGAAGGTAGAACCAAAGCCTTCCAAATGGTTCAAGACTCCAAAGAAAAAATCAAACTAGAAGAAGACTCCGGCCGTGCCAAAGCGGAACAAATCTTAGATCGTGCTAAGATGGAAGTCGAACGTATGATCAAAGAAGCCGAAATGAAACAGGCTGAGATCGAACACGAAGCATACCAAAAAGGTTATGATGCTGGCCGTGAAGTAGGATTTAAAAAAGGCCAAGGGGAAGTGAGACGACTCATTGACCGACTAGGAACTATCATCGGTAAGGCGATCGATATCCGCGAAGAAATGATTGCTGCATCTGAAAAACAAATGGTCGAAATGATTCTTGTCATTGCAAGAAAAGTAATCAAAGACGAAATCATTGAGCGTAAAGAAATTGTACTCAATAATATCCGCGAAGCAATGAAACGTATTAAAGATCGTGACCGTATCGACATTCGCGTAAACTTTGCTGACTTGGAACTTACAACTGCTCACAAAGACGAACTCATCAAACTGATGGAATCACTCAGAAAAGTAAACATTTACGAAGATTCACGTGTAGACCGTGGTGGAGTGATCATCGAAACAGATGTGGGAGCAATTGACGCAAGGATTTCTACTCAGCTCAAAGAAATCGAAGAGGCAATTCGAAACGTAGAACCGATATGA